The genomic DNA ACGGCGGCACCAACGGCCGGTTGTCGACCAGGATCGCGTCACCGGCCGCCCGGATCGCCGACAGCGCGGTCAGCCGCTGCCCGTTCACCGAGATCCCCTCCGCACCGGCCTGCCACAGCCCGTTCACCACGTACTGCAGGTCGTGGTCCTTCAACCGGCCGCTGTTGCGGAAGCCCTCGGCGTTGCGCGGGTCGCTCACGTTGCCGCCCGCACCCGTGCCGGACGCGTCCTCTATCACCAGCTTGACGCCCGGGCCCGTCATCGCCGCGGTCCCGGTCTGCGCGGCCAGCTCCGCCAGGCCGCCGTCCCCCGTCTGCAGCGCCTGCTGCTGCGCCGCGGCGACCTTGTCGCGGTCCTCCTCGACCTGGTGCTGCAGCCGGTCCGCCGCCCTGGTCGCGTCGTTGACCCGGTGGATCAGCGCGTCCCGCTCCTTCGCGAGGGCCGGCGCCGCCTCGTGCGTGTTCACCGCGCCCACCGTCACCACGGTCGCCGCCAGCGCCAGGCCCAGCGCCAGCATCAGCCGGCCCCTGGACGTCCCGGGCAGCCGGTACGGCCCGGCCGAACCCTTCGCCTTGGCCGCCTCGGCGTACCCGTCGTCGAGGCTGTGCTCCATCACCGTGGTCAGCAGGGACATCGAGGCGTCCGGGCGGTTGTACCGCCCGTTCTGGTCACCCGGCGTCGATGTTGCTGGCATGCGGGACATCGTCCCACGTCGCGGCCGCCGACCACGACCTGCCCCTACTGGTGGCGAACCGATCGTCGACGGATCGCAACATACCGACACGAAGGTGCCGGGGAGGCGTGGCCCTGGGCCACGCCTCCCCGGCACCCGCCGGACGGTCTGCGACCGGTCAGCGACCGGCCGAGTCGACCACCACCGCCCACTCGTCCAGCAGCTGCGACGCCGCCTCGTCGTCCGGGCCCTCCGCCCACAGGTGGGTCACCGCCTCCGCCGGGTCCGGCAGCACCAGCGTCCACCGCCCGTCCGGCTCGACCACCCGCACGCCGTCCGTGGTGTCGAGCCGCCGGTTCCCGGCCGCCTCCACCACCGAGCGCATCACCATGCCCTTCGCCGCCCACGGCGTCGCGATGTCCCGGCGCTGGATGTGCGCCTGCGGGATCCGCGCGTCGATCTGGCTCAGGGTGAGCTGGGTCCGCGCCACCAGGCCGACCAGCCGCACGAACGCCGCGGCGCCGTCCAGCACCCCGCTGAACTCCGGCACCACGAACCCGCCGCGCCCGTCACCGCCGAACACGGTGCCGTCCGCCGCCGCGGCCTTCGCCAGGTCGTCGGGCGAGGTCGTCGTCCAGATCACCTGCGTGCCGTGGTACGCCGCGACCTGCTCGGCGATCCGGGTCGTGGTCACCGGCAGGGCGACCTGCCCGCTGCGCCGCTCCGCGGCCACCAGGTCCAGCAGCACCAGCAGCGCCCGGTCGTCCCCGATCACCCGGCCGAGCTCGTCCACGAAGGACACCCGCTCGCCCACCGGATCGAAGCGCACGCCGAACGCCGCCCGCGAGGAGGCCACCAACTCGCCGAGCCGCGCCAGCGCCGCCCGCCGCTCCTCGCGGTCCTCCGTCGGCCGGGCCTCGTCCAGGCCGCTGTCCACGGTCAGCGCCTCCACGCCCAACCGGCCGAGGATGCTCGGCAGGACGAGGCTCGCGCTGCCGTGCGCCGCGTCCACGACCACCTTCAGGCCCGCCTCGCGCACCCCCGTGGTGTCGATCGCCCCGAGCAGGTTGCCCGCGTACGAGTCGAACACCGACGACGGGTGCAGCAGGTCGCCGATCTCACCGGGGAACGCCCGGCGGAACTCCTGCCGCGAGTACACCCGGTCCAGCTTCCGCTGCCCGGCCTGCGAGAGGTCCGCGCCGCGTTCGTCGAAGAACAGGATGTCCAGCGAGTCGGCCACACCCGGCGTGGTCCGCAGGAAGATCCCGCCGGCACTGCCGCGCGCGGTCGCCTGCCGGGCCACCGGCATCGGCACGTTCTCCAGGTCGCGGACGTCGATCGCACTGGTCTGCAGCGCCGAGATCATCGCCCGCTTGAGCGCCCGCGCACCACGCGAGTGGTCACGCGCGATGGTGACGCTGACGCCCTTCTTCAGCGTGGTCGCGTACGCCCCCGCCAGCCGCACCGCCAGCTCCGGCGTGATCTCCACGTTCAGGATGCCGGACACGCCGCGCACGCCGAACAGGTGCTCCTGCCCGCGCGACTCCCAGATCACCGAGGTGTTGACGAACGCGCCGGCCTCGATCGTCTTGAACGGGTAGACCCGGACGTTGCCCGAGATGATCGACTCCTCGCCGATCAGGCACTCGTCACCGATCACCGCGCCGTCGTCGATCCGGGCCGCCCGCATCACGTCGGTGTTCTTGCCCACCACGCAGCCGCGCAGGTTGCTCTGCGGCCCCACGTACACGTTGTCGTGGATCACCGCCTTGTGCAGGAACGCACCGCGCTTCACGACCACGTTGCTGCCGAGCACCGTGTGCTCCCGCAGCTCGACGCCGGCCTCCACCTTCGCGTAGTCACCGATGTACAGCGGCCCGCGCAGGACCGCCTCCGGGTCGACCTCCGCGCCCTCGGCCACCCACACGCCCGGCGAGATCTCGAACCCGTCCAGCTCGACCTGCACCTTGCCGTCGAGGACGTCCGCCTGCGCCTTCACATAGGACTCGTGCGTGCCCACGTCCTCCCAGTAGCCCTCGGCCACGTAACCGAAGACCGGCTTGCCCTCCTTCAGCAACTGCGGGAACACGTCGCTCGACCAGTCGACCGACTCGCCGGCCGCGACGTACCCGAACACCTCCGGTTCCATCACGTAGATACCGGTGTTCACGGTGTCCGAGAACACCTGGCCCCAGGTCGGCTTCTCCAGGAAGCGCTCGACCCGGCCCTCGTCGTCCGTGATCGTGATGCCGAATTCCAAGGGATTGGGCACCCGGGTCAGGCACACCGTGACCAGCGCGCCCTTCTCCCGGTGGAAAGCAATCAGGTCGGAGAGGTCGAAGTCGGTGAGCGCGTCACCGGAGATCACCAGAAACGAGTCGTCCTTGAGCGCGTCCTCGGCGTTCTTCACACTTCCCGCGGTGCCGAGCGGGATTTCCTCATTGGCATACGTGAGATGCATTCCCAGGTCTTCGCCGTCACCGAAGTAGTTCTTGACGAGCGACGCCAGGAACTGCACCGTGACCACGGTGTCGGTGAGGCCGTGCTTCCTCAGCAGCCGCAGCACGTGCTCCATGATCGGCCTGTTGGCGACCGGAAGCAGTGGCTTCGGCATGCTCGAGGTCATCGGGCGGAGTCGAGTACCTTCCCCGCCCGCCATCACAACGGCTTTCATTACGGGTGCGTCCTCCTTCGCGGTGGTGAACCCTGCGGATCCATCAAACCGGTCCGAAGCATCTCTACCCGGATGAAAACGTCCGACTCACCGAGGAGGTCGTGTGGAACGTCTCAGGCTGATCTCAAACAGCGGCCGCGCGC from Kitasatospora terrestris includes the following:
- a CDS encoding DUF881 domain-containing protein — its product is MPATSTPGDQNGRYNRPDASMSLLTTVMEHSLDDGYAEAAKAKGSAGPYRLPGTSRGRLMLALGLALAATVVTVGAVNTHEAAPALAKERDALIHRVNDATRAADRLQHQVEEDRDKVAAAQQQALQTGDGGLAELAAQTGTAAMTGPGVKLVIEDASGTGAGGNVSDPRNAEGFRNSGRLKDHDLQYVVNGLWQAGAEGISVNGQRLTALSAIRAAGDAILVDNRPLVPPYTVLAIGNGPQLAAGFQDNQGGRYLKIIQDSYGIKYALSVQKSLTLPAALGVTLRWAQPVVPTPTASASASASASVSAAPSTSAPPSPTSTRTGVATP
- a CDS encoding sugar phosphate nucleotidyltransferase; this encodes MKAVVMAGGEGTRLRPMTSSMPKPLLPVANRPIMEHVLRLLRKHGLTDTVVTVQFLASLVKNYFGDGEDLGMHLTYANEEIPLGTAGSVKNAEDALKDDSFLVISGDALTDFDLSDLIAFHREKGALVTVCLTRVPNPLEFGITITDDEGRVERFLEKPTWGQVFSDTVNTGIYVMEPEVFGYVAAGESVDWSSDVFPQLLKEGKPVFGYVAEGYWEDVGTHESYVKAQADVLDGKVQVELDGFEISPGVWVAEGAEVDPEAVLRGPLYIGDYAKVEAGVELREHTVLGSNVVVKRGAFLHKAVIHDNVYVGPQSNLRGCVVGKNTDVMRAARIDDGAVIGDECLIGEESIISGNVRVYPFKTIEAGAFVNTSVIWESRGQEHLFGVRGVSGILNVEITPELAVRLAGAYATTLKKGVSVTIARDHSRGARALKRAMISALQTSAIDVRDLENVPMPVARQATARGSAGGIFLRTTPGVADSLDILFFDERGADLSQAGQRKLDRVYSRQEFRRAFPGEIGDLLHPSSVFDSYAGNLLGAIDTTGVREAGLKVVVDAAHGSASLVLPSILGRLGVEALTVDSGLDEARPTEDREERRAALARLGELVASSRAAFGVRFDPVGERVSFVDELGRVIGDDRALLVLLDLVAAERRSGQVALPVTTTRIAEQVAAYHGTQVIWTTTSPDDLAKAAAADGTVFGGDGRGGFVVPEFSGVLDGAAAFVRLVGLVARTQLTLSQIDARIPQAHIQRRDIATPWAAKGMVMRSVVEAAGNRRLDTTDGVRVVEPDGRWTLVLPDPAEAVTHLWAEGPDDEAASQLLDEWAVVVDSAGR